One stretch of Amycolatopsis tolypomycina DNA includes these proteins:
- a CDS encoding type VII secretion target, producing the protein MADVELSTDLTAHAKQLDAIGDGLQQAVDAANQVSMPTDAYGILCQPFRMMLDPVEQYGIDALKDAVQAMTAVSGKVREAAAAYRRYETGVADDLNKSAGGA; encoded by the coding sequence GTGGCAGACGTGGAACTCAGCACCGACCTCACGGCGCACGCGAAGCAGCTCGACGCCATCGGTGACGGGCTGCAGCAGGCCGTCGACGCGGCGAACCAGGTGAGCATGCCGACCGATGCGTACGGCATTCTCTGCCAGCCGTTCCGGATGATGCTCGACCCGGTGGAGCAGTACGGGATCGACGCGCTCAAGGACGCCGTGCAGGCGATGACGGCGGTATCAGGCAAGGTGCGCGAGGCCGCGGCGGCCTACCGCCGGTACGAGACGGGCGTCGCCGACGATCTGAACAAGTCCGCGGGCGGCGCGTGA